In Acidimicrobiales bacterium, a single window of DNA contains:
- a CDS encoding cytochrome c maturation protein CcmE, with amino-acid sequence MTAPATARRRTPMGRRRRVVAGVVIAAALGFLLLRAVGDATVYFKTADEAVAERAQLGTHRFRIEGLVVPGSVRDGAGEVDFTIRGQQGATVDVVHKGDVPELFQPDIPVVMEGRFQGGSFLSDRILVKHTNEYKAENPDRVEEYTGRR; translated from the coding sequence ATGACGGCACCTGCCACGGCCCGGCGCCGGACGCCGATGGGACGCCGGCGCAGGGTGGTCGCCGGGGTGGTGATCGCCGCCGCCCTCGGGTTCCTCCTGCTCCGGGCCGTCGGCGACGCCACGGTGTACTTCAAGACGGCTGACGAGGCGGTGGCCGAGCGGGCGCAGCTGGGCACGCACCGCTTCCGCATCGAGGGCCTCGTCGTTCCCGGCAGCGTGCGCGACGGGGCCGGCGAGGTGGACTTCACGATCAGGGGCCAGCAGGGTGCGACCGTCGACGTGGTCCACAAGGGCGACGTGCCCGAGCTGTTCCAGCCCGACATCCCGGTGGTCATGGAGGGCCGTTTCCAGGGCGGGAGCTTCCTCAGCGACCGGATCCTGGTGAAGCACACCAACGAGTACAAGGCCGAGAACCCCGACCGGGTCGAGGAGTACACCGGCCGCCGATGA